In Mytilus edulis chromosome 7, xbMytEdul2.2, whole genome shotgun sequence, a single genomic region encodes these proteins:
- the LOC139481982 gene encoding collagen alpha-1(XXI) chain-like, whose protein sequence is MNCSGLLLFVSFMAICSDGFIFTKKKVDCLVSHWGMWSDVFGFGVRTKERVILRYPDNGGRACPADTTITQSTGKKPTIQATAVQIVTNFLHRDVKSSPRGVSRRDSLIGYFRDLLIIIDSSGSVGSNSFKIAKQQVAELLGLLCPRDPDPFNRKSGFNRAALIQFSSNVIEEFDFAAKKNLADLQASIKSIRYRGGSTCTGDAFEKAIHMFTSSKGMRQGTKHEVLILTDGQSNCGKQLSKVLPRLHAKATVFGLMIGGYSSWGKKELVSYVSKPKPNHLFAVERYEDLKKLLVLIKAQIGGSDTCAPFVIQK, encoded by the exons ATGAACTGTAGTggtttactattgtttgtttcGTTCATGGCGATTTGCAGTGATGGATTTATCTTTACCAAAAAGAAGGTTGACTGTCTGGTATCACATTGGGGAATGTGGAGCGATGTTTTCGGATTTGGAGTAAGGACTAAGGAAAGGGTTATTTTAAGGTACCCTGACAATGGTGGACGTGCTTGTCCTGCTGACACAACAATAACACAGAGTACAG GGAAGAAACCGACGATTCAAGCAACAGCTGTTCAAATTGTAACGAATTTTTTGCATAGAGATGTTAAATCCTCTCCTCGCGGTGTTTCTAGAAGAGATAGTTTGATTGGATATTTCCGGGATTTACTTATAATCATCGATTCATCTGGTAGCGTTGGGTCAAACAGTTTCAAAATTGCAAAACAGCAAGTAGCTGAACTTCTTGGTCTTCTGTGTCCTCGCGACCCAGATCCGTTTAATAGGAAAAGTGGTTTTAACCGAGCAGCACTCATTCAGTTTTCGAGTAACGTCATTGAAGAATTTGATTTCGCTGCCAAGAAAAATCTTGCAGACCTGCAGGCTTCAATTAAGTCAATAAGGTATAGAGGTGGAAGTACATGCACCGGAGACGCCTTTGAAAAAGCAATACATATGTTTACGTCATCTAAAG GCATGCGTCAAGGTACAAAACATGAAGTTTTGATTCTCACTGATGGACAATCGAACTGTGGAAAACAGCTTTCAAAGGTCCTGCCTAGGTTGCATGCAAAGGCAACTGTTTTCGGACTAATGATTGGCGGATATTCATCGTGGGGAAAAAAGGAGCTAGTATCGTACGTCAGCAAACCTAAACCTAACCACTTATTTGCCGTTGAAAGatatgaagatttaaaaaaactATTGGTATTGATAAAAGCTCAGATAGGTGGATCTGATACATGTGCACCATTTGTTATACAGAAATGA